The nucleotide sequence ggaaaaatgtgaagGGTTTGAAGCCAAAGTGTGCGCGAAACCTGaactgaaagccttcccctatacgCACATTACGATAACATGATAACCCTATCGCTATGAACTGAACGAGTACGGTCAAGAGTACGGTCGATTTTTAGCTCATACCCTATTTTACTGTCTTCCACTAAGCACTAGTTTACAGAgggaaatataataaattattcatcaCCTATTTTACTGTCTTCCTAGTAGTATTACCCCCTTTTTTATACTCATTTTttgaattataataaaatttaaactgtATACACTAATTTTCTCCGTTTATTGTTTTTTCGGTGACTCTTTGTTCAACCTGCGTCAAAGGTTCTGAGTTTAAGTGGCTCTAAAATTGCCTCATCACTCTCACGAACCTCATAAACTGCGAGATATTGGATATTATTGTTCACACAGTGAACATGGGTTTTTAGTttagaagaaaataattaagaatATTATTAAAGATTAAGATAAATTCATATTAACTTTTATTGCAAGAAGAAAATTATCAATATTTAATGGGAGAATTTTAGCACTTAGAATCATCATAGGGaatttattcattttgggatatatttttacactattAAATCGTTAGATAATGAAGATTAGAAAATAATTTGGGTCATAGTTTAGTTTTTATTAACAGTTTACTTTTGTATGTTTTCATAAGAATAGGgtgaaaatttcccattgcCATAGATCAGTTCATTACAATTTATGCTGACTTATTATGTATTAGCCAATTTTGCCCACAAAATGGCTTCGGGaatttctttctctctctccaCTTTGTTAGGGGATTTAGTACtaagaatttttactttataaacAGAGAAAATTGGAGAATAAACGCCTTTAAAATTTCTCCTCTTGAAAGAGCAACTGCTCGTGCATATTAGCCTCTAGACAAGGTGATGCAACAGGGAAGAAAAAGTAAGTTTAACTCAACTGACGTGTTTTAATAGATGTTCCAGAGAGTTCCAGTTCTAGTTAATCCTTCCAAGGGATCTACTCTCGTTCATAAACTTGAATGAATTAAATTCATCCTATAGCCTTGATCTTAGCGGAGGCTAAAAACGAGTAATTAACTTCATTCTACAAAGAGTTTAAAGACAGCGAATGAAAAATCAAATGGTTAGAGAATGTGCGCCGTGATTAGAATGTTTGGTTTTGCAAGcagaaatatatgaaaaataatgtaaTATATAAGAGTCCTTGTCTATGCAGCAGTTTGCTCTACTGGAGACAGAAAGTATGGAGAATGAGCTGTGAGCTGtattttttgagtaaaataaAGACGAGCTTTCGAATAATCACATGGTTGGTTAAATCAGTAACACTGCTATCTGCATTTCTctgtcattttcatatattattataGAAGACTATTCAGCGATGAGTCGTTTGCAAGAAATACAGATTAAAATGCAGTTAACtgagttgctgatccaaccgatgtttttcgtgtgaaaaatagaCGATTTTGCCAAAGATTCTCCAGTGAGGTGAtgcttcttattttggacaggtgttttttcctcgatattttgtaaatatttaattattatgatGAGCAATTTGTATTAACACGGCTAGTGATGTGTAGGTCTAACCCCATATctgctatttatttatttttactagagaaaaaaattattaattgatgatttggtatttttgaataCATAGGTAAATTTATATCGGATCTCCcaacatttgattttggtcaaaataaGCCACAAGGCCTAAGACCTTAGTAAGGGgggaaaaaagcaattttttgtgcctaatgtgttaaaaaaaacaaagaagcaTAATCTTTACGAACAATATGCAATACTAAAAGCCTTAAAACACTCCCGGAAAGACGATAAAATGCATGAATCCGCACTTATCTGGACTGTCGAAGTCaactttctttaataaattatatggaGGGTTTCGAGATTCCTTGGGACGAACTACGGTTCATCTTCATAAACAGGAAAATGACTTGGTAAGTTAAGTTCTTGAAATATACGGCAATGGGCGTCTTATTGAGGTGGAtgagctgtccaaaattacaagcaaggtgtccaaaattacagtcaaattatGTCtacacttttattcatttttgaacgtaataaaattaatttcagaaaaagcaaaaataataaactGCTTGTCAAGATTCcaataaaacatttgaaaagGAATTACCATTGATGCTTATACGTAGCCTGTCCTAAATTACAAGTACTTCCCCTAaaaaatatcgctccttggaaattacaaggggccaactaattttcggccattttttaggagacagcgtgaaagattcaactttgtgtaaataagtatctcaatttttaatgactgaagaaaaacaatttatttcttttctatttgtatgagcactaatataaacatcgaaactttaatatttttacctttcaaaactttcaaaatatgttttttaatgagttagctccttgtcgttttaaatgatgtgcaaattttgctgaaattagaatgacaagggatcaacttgcttgagttggtcccctgtttcacaaaaaaattgaacgataaatctattttgtgccccttgacttcaaacaaaattatgcaagttaatcagatatattaaaattttaaaaaacttttctaaaaacgaaatttaatgacttaatatcatatgaaaatatattaaattgtctttctaagtgcattagaatctcaaaatcgccaaaaagtgagttgaccccctgcaatttccaaggagcgatatgaaaTTTTCCGTTTCCATCTGAATAAATGATTCCTAATTGAAAAATCAAGAATAAAAATGATGGCCATTACTTTTGCAAAAGTGCGATATGTCGATAagattttagccaagacacaaactaAAAAGCTTCTACAAAATTCCGCTAGGGGCATCCAGTGTGTGATAACAAAATATTGACTTCTATTTGTGACGCGCCCGCGAATTTGTGAAAAACAAGGAAAACCCTGGAAAAATCATGCTGGAACCTAATACCATTAGAACAGAGCACAAGGATGTAATACATGATGTCGTCTACGATTATTATGGACAGAGGATGGCGACTTGTTCAAGCGACCAGACGGTTAAGGTAagaaagtgaggttatgatgCAATGTTTacctttgaaattttcacattttcctcGATTTTCGTGACTTTTCTTGAACTCTTGCAGGTTTGGGATCAGAATGAGCAAGGAGTGTGGAGTGTTACAGCCAGCTGGAAGGCTCATTCGGGATCAGTTTGGCGATTGTCATGGGCACATCCTGAATTTGGTCAGGTACTGGCAACTTGCTCTTTTGACAGGACAGCTTCAGTGTGGGAGGAGACCATTGGAGAGAAATCCTCTCCCACCATGGCTCCAGTGAAGCGTTGGGTGCGTCGAACAAATCTTGTGGATTCCCGCACAAGTGTCACTGACGTGAAATTTGCTCCCAAAAGTCAGGGATTGCTCCTGGCCACATGCTCAGCTGACGGAGTCATCCGGATATATGAGGCTCCAGACATCATGAACCTCTCTCAGTGGACACTACAACACGAAATTGCCTGCAAACTCCCTCTGAGCTGTTTGTCCTGGAACCAATCAATGTTCCGTCTGCATTCCCCGATGATCGCTGCCGGAAGTGACGATGCAACTCAATCCACAGGCGGCAAAGTTTTCATCTATGAATCCAGCGAGAATGCGAGGAGATGGACAAAAGTTGAGACACTGACTCAGGTCACAGATCCCGTTCACGATATCGCCTTTGCGCCCAACGTCGGAAGAAGTTACCACATCCTCGCCGTGGCCAGCAAGGATGTCTACATCTTCAATCTCAAGCCCATTCTTGAGCCCACAGGCACCTCCAGGCTGGAAATCCAGTGCGCTGGTCAGTTTAATGATCACTACTGCACGGTCTGGAGAGTCACGTGGAACATCACTGGCACCATGTTGGCCACCACCGGAGACGATGGATGCATCCGGATGTGGAAGATGAATTATATGAAGAATTGGCGATGTGCTGGTAGTCTCAAATCAGACAGCGAAAGGAATCAGGACTGCGATACTCCTCCGCCAGTCGTTCAAGTCACCAACGGAGCCATTTCCCAGACAAAATACTACAAGAAGGGCACAATCACGCATCCCAGTCAGGTTCCGTGGCACTAAGAACgctcaaatgaggcaacaattTCTATTTTCTCATGAAAgtctaataaatataaatttttaataaaaattctttgcgttttttattgaaaaatttaacggTCCACTTTGATTTTCGATTGATTATGCAAAACGCGGATTTAGAACACTTTGCAAACTGGAAATTGCAAAGATTCCTTatctaaaatcaaaaatggatttttgaagaGAAATAGTAAAGAATGGAAACACCAAGGGGtagataattttgtaaaaattgtgccATTTTTCTAATTTCGCACGGATTTGTCGATCTCGTGTGCCTATTTTCCGATTCGGCAGAATTTCACAGAATTTGAGAATTTGCGCAGAAATTCCATGAACATTCCGTAGAAGTCCCATTGAAATTCCGCAGAAATACTATGAAAGCTCCAAGGAAATTCTGAAGAACTTCCGTGTAGTTTCTGCGGAGCCTGCGGAGGTTCCGCTAGAATTCCCTAGAACTTccgtgaaaatttgtgaaaaacgtgtaaaatggaaaagaaaaaaatgctccCAAAAACAATGGACACTTTAGATCAATTTATtgcaggtgagattcttaacgtgagaaAACTTGGATTGcagattgcatgcaaattcgatttagaactAAAGATGAGAAAGGGActgataatcctaaccggcttatgtgggtgagattcttaatgtgagctaactcgaaatgtacgcaaattcaatttagagctgaagttggggtacgccattcagttatattggggaatcagtggcgcaataggcaagactgttgactcttgggcggatcgattccctggctcgattcactgttgtgagttcgagtcccgcccggtgcaaagatctgaatgtttagaaaaagacattttcactgtgatataacgtaataaaaaatgcaccgcctcgcccaacaactccgggagcatggaagaagcattcaccatactacgggaaggcgctcctgggcggtctacaatggacttcgcagattcttccaacatgggatataacgcattgtaaaaatgattaccttgtaataaatatctcgatacgattaataattcagttatattgaatcaaattcgtgaaattatacaaattttgtatttaaaccaaaatatcaaagatttgtatggactggcagaaaagtgacatatgagtgaaatgtagaccagaatgtcctctacaatttttcCGTAGAACATGATCCCATCCATTACTCAGAAGGCGAGACAAgcgcggttttttgtttctcaactcgttttttcgaccagagcgccccaagtgttcatttggtgaacttcaactatatcaaagaattgttgtattttgcgggactttccatttaaacgcctattttaagtgtcttggtggagtagaggcagtcaaattggcatctgagtgatttcaaagcgttattatgggaaaaatcaattttttcacacttaaacggcaaaatcggagtgatagcgtagtctgatcggaaaatgatgtatggacgaaatgtagagacaagtgtgctctacaattatgtcgaagtaatcatcaaaatcggttcagcgacagtcgagataattgaggttatgtgatattgaaattagtttctcaactgtggcgcccctggtgttggtctcaTGAAGTTCAAAAAATGTACTAGAaaattgtagcatttggtgagatctttcgtttaagccctcactcatcaaaatcggtcacatagaaccggagatatgattttttgaattttgtgaactttgacccctcatatctccggttctgttttaaccacagcgcgcatacgcaccattttggaaacgtcctagactggactacaacatactaaaatttcattaacttgcacaatgccgtttttgagaaaagtgactttgaatttcgatgaattttgacgctatcacagcgccacctgtggtgactttttgaacttctatctgaaagtgctcatcgagacgaaaccaaaaaggtaaaatttagttcaaaatgttaattagaaccggagatagaagccggtcaatattcgaactttgaccccttatagctcgggccaGAGATTATCGATCggcttaattattttttctttgataggtataatatgcgtctacaacatactaaaatttgggcccgacgcacaatggaatttttgagttatttaatttagaaaattaaaaaatcttctttttaataagagcgcccctagcggtggttttatgaacttgtgatgttagaagcgGAAGTGGCAtatcatgagagctttccaaaaagccttcactttttaagttctgacaattagaaccggagttatggccattttaagaattgttttttggacccttatagctcgggtcaggggggtcaggggaccttaagtttggtattgatcgaaagctctaagaggcagctataacatactaaaattacaGCACGATCGATGCGATAAGGGCGAAGCTATTGAGAAACCGGAGAAACCAAAAAAATGGAGTAATAAAAATGGCAGAAGGCAGGGTTCAATGCACCATAttgcaattttcatccgatAACCTTTGCCGATAACTGTAGGTCGATATCTCTACACGGACagacgaacggacggacgacggccgaacggacagacggacgAACGAACGAACGAacgaacggacggacgaacggatGGATGGATGGATGGATGGATGGATGGACggatggacggacggacgggaacgttttttagccacccatatattcgtgatcgggaagtggcgaaacacattttggcaaaatttgtgCCCGATCGGagaacatgagattttgttaggattatagtaagtGAGATTGTTAAAAAATCCCAccttaataggggagactgggcaaaaagtcacaaatcgaaaaattcaaaattcaatatcttccaaggtaaaaaagatagcggctcaaatttttctctatagatagcctccatagaccttcttcaatgtcgtaagtttctcagaattcgaataaggaatttagaaaataaaaaaatatcgaaatttttagccctatttttgaaatattttccttgcagaagataacaattattacctacttattttccaaaattgatgcactggtgaatattttctaaataatttggtttttttgaatatgaatccgctatctattttagaatttcacaaaagttcttttttccagaaatccttttattaaaaatggccacttggggtaaaaagtaacaaaaggtatagagcaaaaactaacaaaaaagcgaagcaatttctgatgtctcacggcgaaaagaaacgtcatcatcatgtctcgccgcttgttgtttgcattggtcaaaagatttgcagtcttttgtgtgtttttttttctaaaatagcataaaaaccgtttttctcgttttctcacttttctcgcagagaaaatggtgttttacaaagctgtagatgaataaattttctatgaaaatatgtcctctactctgaaaaaaaatggtttgttaaacgaacaaatggattttgttgaaatgttgtcaaaaagatgttatttgccaatttgacaaaacttgttcttgcatattatatggaaaaacacccttttgacaaacttttaacaagatccagttggccgccgatttgacaaaacttttccatattctgtatggaagaacatactttttacaaacttgtcttgttaatttgacaaaacattttttccacagtaggttttttttcaaatttacggaagtccgtaatgaagcgaatcaaaatatgataatacccaatgtctgatactatttgccccagcatttttgagaattttcacaaaattaccttttagaaattggctcgagaagcgtatttccttacaaaatagagcaaaattactttcacaaagttgtagagaagtaaatttcctataaaactgcgctaaatagaaatttctgaggcgctcgagtagcttgtaaaaaataaaatatccgttttgtgactttttgcccgagtctcccctatacttttaatcttaatttaataatgttttaataaataatgtttGAATAATCTTAAATTTGCTTTAATGTTAATAACGGTCCAAAGAATTATGAATGGAAATGAATGAATTTGcaacagtttttcaaaaaaacgtTCACTGAGGAGATATCGATTAAACTTAATTTGCAGAAGTCTCAAGAATGTCTCACATTTGTATCGGGCCAAAAGGATCTGGTAAATAGGAAAATTCTCCAAATTACATAAAAGACATAAATTGACTGTGAAGCCCTCCAAACAGGAAAAACGCATTTACTGCATTGCCTGAAGGAAGTGGATTCGATCAATGAGACCTCGCATTCGGTGTCAACAGTGGGCACAAATATTTTCACCGTAAAGAACCCCAATGTGAAGGATTTCGAGAGCAATAAGCAGAAATCTAAGCAAATGCTCAGTGTACAAATTCGCGAAATCGGAGGGACAATGGCACCAATTTGGCGAAGATACTTTGAGGATGTTACTCACGTGATTTACGTCGTGGACACTTCAAATCTCTGCCAGATTTCCGCTGCTGGCGTCCTCCTGTACACAATCCTCACGGAGCCTCGTCTCCAGACAGCTGAGATGCTTCTGGTGCTGACCAAGATGGACCTAGCCTATCGTCAGATGCGAAATGAAGCTCTGCTGATGCTTCAGCTCACGAAACTGCGAAAGGAACTGCGACAGAGAATCACAGTGGTTGAAACGAGTTCTGTGACAAAAAGTGGCCTCAATGATGTCCTGGATTGGCTCTTCTTGCACCCCAAAAAAACCACTCAATTGAAAGGGCCCCAGTCAcactaaaaatttttcaatttcatttattcCTTTCTCTTCCCCCTCCAAATCCAGCATCTGTCCAGTTTGTTCTTGGGTGTTCACTTGAACGTCAGCAGAGGATTGAAGATGATATTGAGAACATATTTGCCACATTTGATGAAGCTCTGACTGAAGAATTCCCATTTGTTCTCACTGCCACTCACTTTAACATATGTCAACTCCT is from Phlebotomus papatasi isolate M1 chromosome 1, Ppap_2.1, whole genome shotgun sequence and encodes:
- the LOC129798963 gene encoding nucleoporin seh1, producing the protein MLEPNTIRTEHKDVIHDVVYDYYGQRMATCSSDQTVKVWDQNEQGVWSVTASWKAHSGSVWRLSWAHPEFGQVLATCSFDRTASVWEETIGEKSSPTMAPVKRWVRRTNLVDSRTSVTDVKFAPKSQGLLLATCSADGVIRIYEAPDIMNLSQWTLQHEIACKLPLSCLSWNQSMFRLHSPMIAAGSDDATQSTGGKVFIYESSENARRWTKVETLTQVTDPVHDIAFAPNVGRSYHILAVASKDVYIFNLKPILEPTGTSRLEIQCAGQFNDHYCTVWRVTWNITGTMLATTGDDGCIRMWKMNYMKNWRCAGSLKSDSERNQDCDTPPPVVQVTNGAISQTKYYKKGTITHPSQVPWH
- the LOC129798978 gene encoding ADP-ribosylation factor-like protein 16, with protein sequence MSHICIGPKGSGKTHLLHCLKEVDSINETSHSVSTVGTNIFTVKNPNVKDFESNKQKSKQMLSVQIREIGGTMAPIWRRYFEDVTHVIYVVDTSNLCQISAAGVLLYTILTEPRLQTAEMLLVLTKMDLAYRQMRNEALLMLQLTKLRKELRQRITVVETSSVTKSGLNDVLDWLFLHPKKTTQLKGPQSH